From a region of the Drosophila ananassae strain 14024-0371.13 chromosome XL, ASM1763931v2, whole genome shotgun sequence genome:
- the LOC6504846 gene encoding uncharacterized oxidoreductase SAR2567: protein MEPMTMLVLAFQLLALFSIAGALLIYMICKVREDREESSDEMQSTRIVLVTSADTALGLQLCTHLANKGCRVFAGMKEVHDSLPAKLLCGWMKIREYSEEPIDGTIIPMRLDVTREDVLREATVAMGAHLNVDEHGITAVINTSGSVFRGKVESQDVQQWEHMLKTNILGTLRVAKAFVGFLRPTRGRLLYLGGGGSSGGSALTGGEGLVAFNASRVAVDKCAEELRKELQPYGVSVVALDTCGMTAESLYKAPVAQTMSATAGAPTQYTADVLSPGALQQIERALWDFTPQQRYPLMGNKYQFTLPCRSSLRVSATQSV, encoded by the exons ATGGAGCCAATGACCATGCTGGTATTGGCCTTCCAGCTGCTGGCCCTCTTCTCGATCGCCGGCGCGCTGCTCATCTACATGATCTGCAAGGTGCGGGAGGACAGAGAGGAGTCCAGTGACGAGATGCAGTCGACTCGGATCGTCCTAGTGACCAGTGCCGACACCGCCCTGGGCCTCCAGCTGTGCACCCATTTGGCGAACAAGGGCTGCCGGGTGTTTGCCGGCATGAAGGAGGTGCACGACTCGCTGCCAGCCAAGTTGCTCTGCGGCTGGATGAAGATCCGGGAGTATAGCGAGGAGCCCATTGACGGGACCATTATTCCGATGCGTCTGGATGTGACGCGGGAGGATGTGCTGCGGGAGGCCACCGTGGCGATGGGCGCCCACCTGAATGTCGACGAACACGGCATCACCGCCGTCATCAACACCAGCGGCAGTGTGTTCCGCGGCAAGGTCGAGTCCCAGGACGTGCAGCAGTGGGAGCACATGCTGAAGACCAATATCCTGGGCACGCTGCGTGTGGCCAAGGCCTTTGTGGGCTTCCTGCGTCCCACCCGCGGACGCCTCCTGTACTTGGGCGGTGGTGGTAGTAGTGGTGGCAGCGCTCTTACCGGTGGCGAGGGACTGGTGGCCTTCAATGCCTCCCGCGTCGCTGTGGACAAGTGTGCCGAGGAGCTGCGCAAGGAGCTGCAGCCCTATGGTGTCAGTGTGGTGGCCCTGGATACTTGCGGCATGACCGCCGAGTCCTTGTACAAAGCTCCAGTGGCACAGA CCATGTCCGCTACGGCCGGAGCTCCCACGCAGTACACCGCCGATGTCCTGAGTCCCGGCGCCCTCCAACAGATCGAGCGGGCCCTGTGGGACTTTACGCCGCAGCAACGTTATCCGCTGATGGGTAACAAGTACCAATTCACGTTGCCATGCCGCTCCTCGCTGCGGGTCTCCGCCACGCAGTCGGTTTGA
- the LOC6504670 gene encoding molybdenum cofactor synthesis protein cinnamon, whose protein sequence is MDVVYFGVLTISDTCYKDPSKNLSGPKLVRLIIESFSNAEVACSIAPDEHAVIQEGLCRWIGSDFRVIFTTGGTGFGPRDVTPEATKTLVDRDCPHLAMVIAQASLNKTKFAALSRGICGIARNTLIINLPGSEKAVTECFATVRDLLPHAIHLITNELTLVKRTHDEIQGSRPDSPVMGHVCPHKTGNGTDSDRNSTFPMLPVDDVLSLIFENVKRCVNLKKLLWEMTSPVNIPPFRASIKDGYAMKSTGFSGTKRVLGCIAAGDEPNSSPMAEDECFKINTGAPLPVAADCVVQVEDTKLLQKDRHGNEVLVDIIAEPVPGLDVRPVGHDLSTKSFIFPSPDPSPVVVKSLLASVGSRIDVRKPKIAIVSTGSELMAPNDAPVLGKIYDSNTTMLEELLQYFGFECMKTTVLSDNFDETKDMLSDLFEVMDFVICSGGVSMGDKDFVKPVLEKLNFELHCGRVNMKPGKPLTFASRNDKYFFGLPGNPVSAFVTFHMFALPAIRWAAGWDRNKCSLPKINVKLMNELSLDARPEFVRASVISKKGVLCARVTGDQISSRLQSIVGADVLIHLPGATANRPTARVGKTYPASVLRYDFISKYE, encoded by the exons ATGGACGTGGTTTACTTTGGAGTTCTAACTA TTAGCGATACTTGCTACAAGGATCCGTCGAAGAATCTCAGTGGCCCCAAGCTGGTGCGTCTGATTATTGAATCGTTCAGCAATGCCGAGGTAGCCTGCAGCATTGCTCCCGACGAACATGCCGTGATCCAGGAGGGTCTGTGCCGCTGGATCGGCTCGGACTTCAGGGTGATCTTCACCACGGGCGGAACGGGCTTCGGGCCACGAGATGTTACTCCCGAGGCGACCAAAACCTTGGTGGACCGGGACTGCCCCCATCTGGCCATGGTCATTGCCCAGGCATCCCTGAACAAGACCAAGTTCGCGGCCTTATCGCGCGGCATCTGCGGCATCGCCAGGAACACCCTGATCATCAACCTGCCGGGCAGCGAGAAGGCCGTAACCGAGTGCTTTGCGACTGTGCGTGACTTGCTGCCCCACGCCATTCACTTGATTACCAACGAGCTGACGCTGGTGAAGCGCACTCATGATGAAATTCAGGGCTCCCGTCCAGACTCCCCTGTCATGGGACATGTCTGTCCCCACAAGACCGGCAACGGCACTGATTCCGATCGCAACTCCACCTTCCCCATGCTGCCCGTCGACGATGTTCTCTCCCTCATCTTCGAGAACGTCAAGAGATGCGTCAATCTCAAGAAGCTTCTGTGGGAGATGACCTCTCCGGTGAACATTCCGCCGTTCCGGGCCTCCATCAAGGATGGCTATGCCATGAAGTCGACTGGCTTCTCTGGCACCAAGCGAGTTCTCGGCTGTATTGCTGCCGGCGATGAG ccGAATTCATCACCAATGGCGGAGGATGAGTGCTTCAAGATAAACACTGGTGCTCCATTGCCCGTGGCGGCTGACTGCGTGGTGCAGGTGGAGGATACCAAGCTGCTGCAAAAGGATCGGCATGGAAATGAGGTCCTGGTGGATATTATTGCAGAGCCGGTTCCCGGATTGGATGTTCG CCCCGTGGGCCATGATCTCAGCACCAAGAGCTTCATCTTTCCGTCCCCGGACCCATCACCGGTGGTCGTCAAGTCTCTGCTGGCTTCTGTGGGCAGTCGCATTGATGTCCGCAAGCCCAAGATCGCCATCGTCTCCACGGGCAGTGAGCTGATGGCTCCCAACGATGCCCCAGTGCTGGGCAAGATCTATGATTCCAATACCACCATGTTGGAGGAGCTCCTCCAGTACTTTGGTTTCGAGTGCATGAAGACCACCGTATTGAGTGACAA CTTCGATGAAACCAAGGATATGCTCTCCGATCTCTTCGAGGTTATGGACTTTGTGATCTGCAGTGGTGGGGTCTCCATGGGCGACAAGGACTTTGTGAAGCCCGTTCTGGAGAAGCTTAACTTTGAGCTGCACTGCGGTAGAGTTAACATGAAGCCGGG CAAACCCCTGACCTTCGCCAGTCGCAATGACAAGTACTTCTTTGGTCTTCCCGGAAATCCAGTCTCTGCTTTTGTGACATTCCATATGTTTGCTCTGCCCGCCATCCGCTGGGCCGCTGGCTGGGACCGCAACAAGTGCTCTCTGCCGAAGATCAACGTAAAG TTGATGAATGAGCTCTCCCTGGATGCTCGGCCGGAGTTTGTGCGCGCCTCGGTGATCTCCAAGAAGGGTGTTCTCTGTGCTCGCGTCACTGGAGATCAG ATCAGCAGCCGGTTGCAGAGCATTGTGGGTGCCGATGTGCTCATCCATCTGCCGGGAGCCACCGCCAACCGGCCCACCGCCCGGGTGGGCAAAACCTATCCTGCCTCTGTCTTGCGTTACGATTTCATTTCGAAATACGAGTAG
- the LOC6504669 gene encoding cytochrome c oxidase assembly factor 6 homolog: protein MSFPDKAERAKCWSNRDEYWKCLDEHAPKHSSTSGEKVPSACQNLRKQFEQSCPGQWVKHFDRKRTYEQFKEKMASGYDPLVERTGASGDKPQPQAKTK, encoded by the coding sequence ATGAGTTTCCCCGACAAAGCGGAGCGGGCCAAGTGCTGGAGCAACCGGGATGAGTACTGGAAGTGCCTGGACGAGCACGCCCCCAAGCACAGCTCCACCAGCGGCGAGAAGGTGCCGTCCGCCTGCCAAAATCTCCGCAAGCAGTTCGAGCAGTCCTGTCCGGGTCAGTGGGTGAAGCACTTCGACCGCAAGCGTACCTACGAGCAGTTCAAGGAGAAGATGGCCTCGGGCTACGATCCTCTGGTGGAGCGCACCGGGGCGTCCGGGGACAAGCCCCAGCCCCAGGCGAAGACAAAGTGA